GGACTCGCGGATCGCCGAGCGCCTCTGTGGCGCGGGCGAGCGCTTCGCGGACGCCGCCGGTGGGGTTCGGGGCGTCGCCGCGACGCGACTGCTCCCGGTTCCCTCGGACGCCGTTTCGATCGCCGCCGGCGGGTCCGGGGTCCGGCTTCGGCCATTGCTCGCCGGCACGGCGCTCGGCGAACTCCCGTGGGCGGTCGTCGGCGTCGCCATCGGCGTCTCCGCGGACCGAATCGCGGCCGGCGGTGCCCTGACCGTCGACCCGACGGTCGTGGTGCCGATGGCCGGCCTCGGTCTGCTGTTGCTCGCCGGCCCGCTGTATCGGACGCTTATAAAAGATCGTTCGCCGGCGGCGGCGTAATCGGTTCGCGTGTGGTGGCCGTCGGCGCCGAGCGCCGACGGACCCGAACATCGCGCCGCACACGACGCGGCGGGATGTTCGAACGGGACGTGTGCCTCTGTGGGGACCGACGCGAGCGTGCATTCCCCTGGTCCCCAGATCCCTGGGTCGCACCCAGCCCTAACCCCGAAGCCGCGCCGGGAGCCACCGACCGCGGCTTCAACGGGGGACCGAGGGGGACGCGCGCCGGCTACGACGCGTTGCCGTCGCTTTCGGCGGTGTCGCCGCTCGGATCCTCGTTTCCGTCCGACTCCTCGCTTTCGTCCGACTCCTCGTAGGTGACTTCGATGCCGCTCGGCACCGGACGCAGCAGGTACCGTCCGTTTCCGCGCCGAATCGGCGCGAAGTCGGCGGTGAACGTCGTGCGCGTGTCCTCGCGGACCTCGAACGCGGCGTTGAACGTCAACGGCGCTTCGCCCGGCCGGTCGACTTCGGCTGCCTCGCCGCCCTCCAAGGTCCCTTCGACGTTCGAGATGTCGAGTTGGAGGAACTGGTAGGTGCCGACCGCGAGCTCCCGCTCGTCGACCAGCTGCGTCTCACCGTTCTGCAGCTGGACGAGGTCGGCTTCCTGCGGCTCGTCGAACGCGTGGTATTCGCGTCCCTCGCCGCCCGCCGCCTCCTCGTCGTCGCCTTCTTCGCCGTCTCCTTCTCCGCCGTCGCCTCCGGTCTCGTCGGTCTCGTTTGCGGTTTCGTCAGTCCCGTCTGGTTCGTCGGCCGTCTGATTCCCGTCCGCGCCGCTCTCGGCGCCCCCGGGACCGAGCCAGATCCCCTCGACGGTGACCACGAGCGACTCGAAGTCGGCGATGTCGGCGGGCTGGTCGGTGACCGATGTCGCGAGCGTCCCCGTCGCCCGACCGACGCAGCCGGCGATGCCGGTCGTCCCGAGCGCGGCGGCGCCGGTCGCTTTTAAATAGGTTCGGCGTGAGAGCGCGTGTTCCGTCATCTTACGCACCCGACCCGTCGCTTGCCGTCTCGTTCTCGCCGGCGTCGGTCCCGGCGATGTCGCTCACCGTCTTCCCGAGGTCGCTGGTGCCGCCGTCGAGGAACTCGTTCACGCTGTCGAGGATGTTCCCGACGAAGTCCGGCACCTGGTCGGGCAGGTCACTCGGCGGCCCCGCGTCGCTCACGGGTCCCGCGTCGTCGCCCGCGGCGTCAGGTCCGGGCGCGGCGGCCACGCCGTCGGCGACCGCGCCGGTCCCGATCAGTACGGCCGCGGCGAGCGCCACGGTCAGTGTCGTTCGAAGTGCGTTCATTGCGATTCCGGCTCGGGCCGCTAGCCCTATTAAAGCCCAACGCCGTTTAGCCGATTTGTGGCCGATTTAACGCGGCTTAATCGCAAGCAGCGGGGCGGATCGAACGTTTCGGCCGTTCAACGGAGGAACTGATAAAAGAAGCCGATGGGACGACGCCGGCGCGACCGCGCCCGCGGACTCCGCGGCGCAGTTCTTGCGGCCCCCTTCGAGGGGTGTTCGATCCGAACGTCGCTCCGTGTCGGTGGCTCCGCTTACGGCTCCAGCCGGTTCGGGTCGCGCGGGAACATGATCGCCTCTTTGATGTTGTCGAGCCCGGCGACCTGCTGGACGAGCCGGTCGATGCCCAGCCCGTAGCCGCCGTGGGGCGGGGTGCCGTAGCTGAGCGCCTCGATGTAGAACTCGAAGTTGGCCGTCTCGACGCCCTCCGCCTCCATGACCTCGACCATGCGCTCGACGTTGTGTTCACGCTGGCCGCCGGAGGAGAGCTCCTGACCCTTATAAATGAGGTCGAACTTCCGAGAGGCGATGTCGTCGCCCTCGACGTCCTGCATGTAGTAGAACTTCTCGTCGGGGTAGCCGACGACGAAGAACGCGGGGTGGCCCTGCTCTTCGAAGTGTTCGCCGAGGAGTTTCTCGCCCTTCGTGTCGAGGTCGGTCGGGTCGTCCGGGAAGTGCCCGAACTCGGTCTCTAAGATGTCGAGCGCCTCGTCGAAGGTGATCCGCGGGAAGTCCTCTTCGGGAACTTCCAGGTCGACGTCGAGCAGGTCGAGCTCACGCCCGGCGTTCTCGGCGACCGCTTCGAGCGCGTACCGCAGCGACTCCTCTTGGACGTCCATCACGTCGTCGTGGTCGTCGATGTACGCGAGTTCGACGTCGAACATCGCGATTTCGGAGACGTGTCGCGAGGTCGCGAAGTCCTCCGCGCGGAACGCGGTGCCGGTCTCGTACACCGCCTCGTAGCCGGAGGCCATCAGCATCTGCTTGTACAGCTGCGGGCTCTGCGAGAGGAACGCGTCCTTGTTGTAGTAGAGGATCGGGAACAGCTCCGCGCCGCCCTCGGCGCCGCCCTTCGAGATGAGCGGCGTCTTGATGTCGACGAACCCCTCGTCGTCGAACCACTCCTCCATCGCCGTCATCAGCTCCGAGCGGAGCGTGAACACGGCGAGCGTCTCCGGCTTGCGCAGGTCGAGCGCGCGGTTGTCGAGCCGGGTCGAGAGATCGACTTCGATGTCCTTCGATATCTCAAGCGGGAGCGGGGAGTCGGCCTCGTCGATGACCTCGTACTCGGTCGGCGCGATTTCGACGCCGCCGGGCGCCTGATCGCTTTCGAGCGGCTCGCCGACGACGCGGACCACGTCCTCCGCGCCCACGTCTTGGACGGCCTCGAACAGGTCCGGTTCGCGCTCTTCTTTAAATACGATCTGGATGAGCCCCTCGCGGTCGCGCACGATGAGGAAGACGAGACCTCCCAGGTCGCGGATTTCGTGGACGTGGCCGGCGATGGCGACCTCGTCCGCGTCCGGTTCGACGGCCGACGTGTGGATTCGCTCGATCATAACGGTGACTGCTTACGCGCAACTGGTCGGGCGTTCATCATAGGCCTGTCGTCTCGCCGTCGCCGGAACCGGGCGATGTGGGTCATCTGCGCGGGATTCGCGGTCACCGCCCGTCGGCGTCTGCGGCTATTTGTATGCTGTTTGTTACCGAGACACACTGCCGCCATAGATTTAATAACTCCCCGACATATCGAGGGAACGACGGCGCGTTGCGCCGCCGGAATTCACGTATGACCCGCTTCCGTGCCACCGCCTCGGTGTCCGCCGCGCTCGTCAGCGGCGACTCCCTCGGCTGGGGCGGCGACGGGATTCCGGAGACACGGTCCGTCCGCCCGACCGCCTGACGCGCGTCGGCTGGGGAGTTCCCCGCGGGACGGACCACACCCCGACTTCTCCAGCCGTCGCTGTGTCGCCCGTCGGCGGGCGTGACCACCACCCTCGCGAGCGTCGAGTCCGCAGACGGCGGGCTGACGTTCGAGGCCGCGGACCGGTCCGCGCCGCGTTCGACTCGCGGCGAGGGTCTCATGGCAGCAGCCATCCACACACACGTCGTCGAAGCGCGGATGACCGTTCGCGTCTCACAGACCGCGAGCGGCGACCTCGCCGCCGGCGCCCGCGCGCAGTTGGAACGCGTCGACGGGGTCGCCGTCGACGACCTGTCGATCGTCGGGCTCCAACCGGGGCTCAACGACACGACGGTCGAGGCGGTCGCGACCCTCTCGCTCCGCCACGGCGACCGGCCCGGCGAGTGCGCAGCCGAGACCGTCGCCGACCGCCTCGCGGACGGGTTCGGCGTCGAACCGGAGCGCGTCGAGCGCGTCGAACCGCCGGGCTGACGGCGAGTTTCGCCTCGGCCTACTCGGCTTCGAGTCGGTCCCAGACAGCCTGCTCGGCCCGGCGGACCACGTCCCGTATCGGGACGCCGGTCGCCTCGGCGGCCGCGGCGGCGTCGTCGAACTCCGCGCTCACGTCGTAGATGTCGCCGTCGACGGTCGCGGCGACTTTCACGGTCACCTCGCGGTCGTCGCCGTCGAGCGAGAGCGCGACGGTCTCGAACTCGCGGTCGGCGATCCACCGGTGGCTCGCACCCGACTGGCGGACGCCCAGCGTCCCCGTCTCGCGGGCGAGCCGCGCCGCGACCGCCTCGGCGTCGTCGGGCTTGCAGATCACCTTCACGAGGTGTCCCGGCCGCGACTTCTTCATCGTGGTCGGGACGATCGTCACGTCCCGTGCGCCGGCGCGTTTGAGCGTCGCCTGGAGCCCGCCGAGCACCTCGGGCGCGGCGTCGTCGAGGTTCGTTTCGAGGACGGCGATGTCGTCGTGAACCAGATCGCCGCCGCCGCGAGTCGCGCCTGCGTGAGGGCGGTCGTGGCCCGCAGCGGCCGCGTCGCCCCCCTCACCGACGAGCACGCGGAGGACGTTCGGGTGGCGGTCGAACGACGCGTCGCCCGCCCCGTACCCCGTCGAATCGACCGAGAGGTCCGGAATCGCGTCGGCCCCCTCGGCGACCGCGCCGAGTATCGCGGCCCCGGTCGGCGTGAGCAGTTCGCGCTCCACCGGCCCGCCGACAACCGAAAAGTCGGCCGCGGCAGCGACCTCGGTCGTCGCCGGCGCGGGAACCGGGTAGACGCCGTGGCTCATCGCCACCTCGCCGCCCCCGGTCGCCACCGGCGTCGTCACGACTCGGTCCGGGTCGAGGTCGTGGAGGAGCAGCGCCGCGCCGACCACGTCGGCGATGGCGTCGTCGGCGCCGACCTCGTGGAAGTGCGTCTTCGCGAGGTCGGTGCCGTGGACCGTCGCCTCCGCGCGCCCGAGCCGTTCGAAGGCGTCCAGTGCGACCGCCTCGACGGACTCGGGGAGGCCCATCGACTCGACGAGCGCGACGACCTCCGGGTAGCTTCGGTGGACGCCGGCGCCTTCGGCGTGATCGGCGTGGCCGTGTGCGTCACCGTCGTCGTGCGAGTGGTCGTGTGCGTCACCGTCGTCGTGCGAGTGGTCGTGGCCGTGAGCGTGATCATGGCTATTATCGTGCGCGTCACCGTCCTCGTGGCCGTGTTCCGCACCGTCACCACCCTCGTGGCTGTGTTCCGCACCGTCACCACCCTCTCTTTCGTCGTCGCCGTCGAGAAGCACGTCGACGGTCGTCGCCCGGATCCCGTTTCGCTCCGTCTCCCCGATGTCGTACCGGACGGGGAGTCGGTCGGTCACGACAGAGAGGACGTCGGGGTCGGCGCCGGCCGCGATCAGCGCCGCGCAGATCATGTCGCCGGCGGCGCCGGTCCGACCGTCGAAA
This genomic window from Halorubrum sp. PV6 contains:
- the larC gene encoding nickel pincer cofactor biosynthesis protein LarC; protein product: MRTLVFDGRTGAAGDMICAALIAAGADPDVLSVVTDRLPVRYDIGETERNGIRATTVDVLLDGDDEREGGDGAEHSHEGGDGAEHGHEDGDAHDNSHDHAHGHDHSHDDGDAHDHSHDDGDAHGHADHAEGAGVHRSYPEVVALVESMGLPESVEAVALDAFERLGRAEATVHGTDLAKTHFHEVGADDAIADVVGAALLLHDLDPDRVVTTPVATGGGEVAMSHGVYPVPAPATTEVAAAADFSVVGGPVERELLTPTGAAILGAVAEGADAIPDLSVDSTGYGAGDASFDRHPNVLRVLVGEGGDAAAAGHDRPHAGATRGGGDLVHDDIAVLETNLDDAAPEVLGGLQATLKRAGARDVTIVPTTMKKSRPGHLVKVICKPDDAEAVAARLARETGTLGVRQSGASHRWIADREFETVALSLDGDDREVTVKVAATVDGDIYDVSAEFDDAAAAAEATGVPIRDVVRRAEQAVWDRLEAE
- the aspS gene encoding aspartate--tRNA(Asn) ligase, encoding MIERIHTSAVEPDADEVAIAGHVHEIRDLGGLVFLIVRDREGLIQIVFKEEREPDLFEAVQDVGAEDVVRVVGEPLESDQAPGGVEIAPTEYEVIDEADSPLPLEISKDIEVDLSTRLDNRALDLRKPETLAVFTLRSELMTAMEEWFDDEGFVDIKTPLISKGGAEGGAELFPILYYNKDAFLSQSPQLYKQMLMASGYEAVYETGTAFRAEDFATSRHVSEIAMFDVELAYIDDHDDVMDVQEESLRYALEAVAENAGRELDLLDVDLEVPEEDFPRITFDEALDILETEFGHFPDDPTDLDTKGEKLLGEHFEEQGHPAFFVVGYPDEKFYYMQDVEGDDIASRKFDLIYKGQELSSGGQREHNVERMVEVMEAEGVETANFEFYIEALSYGTPPHGGYGLGIDRLVQQVAGLDNIKEAIMFPRDPNRLEP
- a CDS encoding TVP38/TMEM64 family protein; translated protein: MTGRSGLVGYALAALGLGASVAVAWAVSPAAVLGPLSWLADDPLRFGAVILALTAIRPLLAWPTTLLAVAAGFGYGWAGLPVGVAAMVVTALPPYWLARAGRVRAREDSRIAERLCGAGERFADAAGGVRGVAATRLLPVPSDAVSIAAGGSGVRLRPLLAGTALGELPWAVVGVAIGVSADRIAAGGALTVDPTVVVPMAGLGLLLLAGPLYRTLIKDRSPAAA
- a CDS encoding DUF4382 domain-containing protein, with the protein product MTEHALSRRTYLKATGAAALGTTGIAGCVGRATGTLATSVTDQPADIADFESLVVTVEGIWLGPGGAESGADGNQTADEPDGTDETANETDETGGDGGEGDGEEGDDEEAAGGEGREYHAFDEPQEADLVQLQNGETQLVDERELAVGTYQFLQLDISNVEGTLEGGEAAEVDRPGEAPLTFNAAFEVREDTRTTFTADFAPIRRGNGRYLLRPVPSGIEVTYEESDESEESDGNEDPSGDTAESDGNAS